In Nocardioides sp. zg-1228, a single window of DNA contains:
- a CDS encoding PadR family transcriptional regulator yields MARRGDTIELAVLGLLHEGPMHGYELRKRLNLMLGWGRVLSYGSLYPALKKMLRANLITEVSTTTTTTSRRPRIVYEVTPAGHEQFQRLMSEVGPTAWEDDNFDIRFAFFSSTDMEIRLRVLEGRRSRLQERLARVQDELARTQAEVDRYAGELQRHGVESVEREVRWLSDLIRAERGDEAGGSAAAQALNQSARPTTEPLH; encoded by the coding sequence ATGGCACGCCGCGGGGACACCATCGAGCTCGCAGTCCTCGGACTGCTGCACGAGGGACCCATGCACGGCTACGAGCTGCGCAAGCGGCTCAACCTGATGCTCGGCTGGGGGCGCGTGCTGTCCTACGGCTCGCTCTACCCCGCCCTCAAGAAGATGCTCCGCGCCAACCTCATCACCGAGGTGAGCACCACCACCACCACGACGAGCCGCCGCCCGCGCATCGTCTACGAGGTCACCCCGGCCGGCCACGAGCAGTTCCAGCGCCTGATGTCGGAGGTCGGACCCACGGCGTGGGAGGACGACAACTTCGACATCCGCTTCGCCTTCTTCTCCTCCACCGACATGGAGATCCGCCTGCGGGTCCTCGAGGGTCGCCGCTCGCGCCTGCAGGAGCGGCTGGCCCGCGTCCAGGACGAGCTGGCCCGCACCCAGGCCGAGGTCGACCGCTACGCCGGCGAGCTCCAGCGCCACGGCGTGGAGTCGGTGGAGCGCGAGGTCCGCTGGCTCTCCGACCTGATCCGCGCCGAGCGCGGCGACGAGGCCGGCGGCTCCGCGGCCGCCCAGGCGCTCAACCAGTCGGCGCGGCCCACCACCGAACCCCTGCACTGA